ATTCTATGTTTTTAGTTATAATTCAATATGTTTATGAATACATTTATGGATATACAATATTTTGCTATTACTTAGTTTTAGTTGATTTGTAGtagtaaaaatgtttttttactaattaattgaaaaaatgtttCATTAGTAAATTGTTGGACTTtgagaattaatataattattaatttttatttaatatcgaaataaaaacaaaaatgaaatctttTGTTCTAATTCACCACATGAacaaggataaaaaattttgttcctGATTCACAACATAATCAATGACAAAAGATTGTTTATAATTCACTAAGTAATCaattactaaaatttatatcctaattttattatataataaaaaacgaaAAATTATGTCTCTAATTCATTATACAAAtaaggatgaaattttttttctccaattcTTTACACAAACAAGGATGAAAATTCTTTTagagatgaaataaaattatttggaacaaaatttaatttatttatggataaaaaattatcccaaaatatgtatctttttataacaaaataatattttatccacAATGACTAGTCATTaaagacgatttctcttttCATAAGCATAATCCTTTGGTGACACAATTTTTGtgatgatttgatttattttatcaattcaaaattatttaatcaagataaaaaataattattatataaattagtattattattaattcatacAGTTTTATCGaagtaataataacaaataaaattaaggacCCCACTCTTAAGCTAAAGAACTcacaatatcttttttatttataaattttttcttaaattaaattgttaaacatattttttattttatttttttatacaaactttTGATTCTTCGATTTTATGTAAACATGcactataaaattaaaactttttttttttaaaactaaagacGCACAGTTTATATATGGAAAATGCCAGCTGCATTCTAATACCAATATTGGCGAGTTTGCTGGTTTTGCAGTCTCAAAACAAGTGCCTGTATCGGAGTTACTCTCACTTTCTCCAGTCTATTTAAGCCGAGGGAGAGTCAACTTttacattaaaatcaaattaaaacatcTCTTCTTCAGATTCTTCATCACAACAGTTTTTGCTTCTGAatctctctccttctctctttcttcaaaATGGGAAGTGAAATGGAGGCAGCAGAGGATGGACACATTAGAACTGGTAAGCTTCAAATATTCATCTTTCACATGCATAGATGTATACAAAAAATGGCAACTTAAGAGTTGATGGTCTTGATAGTGTCTTTTGTTGTACTGTTCGTAGatctatcatttatttttactaCCCCTTAGAAACCATCAAGGAACAAAGAAAACTAAATTTGCTTGGTTCTGAATTTAATGGGATAtgttttctgtttgtttttaaGTGTCTTAAGTTCAAAATCATATAGATTTTCATGTGTATGAGCCTCATCGATTACTGCAATAATTTATCAGAGTAATGTCACATATCAAATTAGCAGAAGAATATACAAGGACCTATGTTAAAGGggcaattttaaaataaataatttaagattgataataaaaatgacattCGAGGGACAAAACAAACCATAATCATAAGTCACCTTCTCCTGAGgtcaatcaaaatttttacaaaGATAGAGCTCAAGACAACCAATCTACACTACCTATACAACAACATCTTCTGCATAAAcctaagaaacaaaaaaaaccccCGCATCACAGTTACACCAACAAAAGAGAACCATCCCTCGTTCTATACAAGATGCCACCCGAAGcaaacttttatttgtttaataaaaatttccaaatggttttatttttatttttatttttgaatggGTGGGTCAATTTATatagtaaattatattaaaattgaaacaaatgaaaagaaatataagaaaaattaaaaattttagtggGATCAATAGCGGCCGCTCTACACATGGATCCATCAATGAATATTaggattttaaatattaaaaattgatatcaaatttatatacatgttcTTTCGCAAATTTACTGGATTAGAAAACATTCTGTATAAGATTAGTTGTTAAAAGTCAAGATTTTGATGTCCAAAACTCTCATAGATTTAtccttcttttatttcattttaattattgtttccaaaaagaaaaaagaaaagaaatcgcCATAAAAAAACTAGCATTGACGAGAGAAAAACAATTAGCGGACAAATATTtgattgttataaatattatttttatgactTTAGAGACCAATTATTAACATGatcattaaaactaaataaattgataactttaataaagagaaattaatttttaaaaaactattttcatagttaaaaagtttcaaatgcCCACGGATACACACAAGTGACCCGTCTGTATTGTTAGGTCTATTATATATggaattaatcaaatttaataaaggaGAACTATCACTTTCCTCTTTACCATTGGGTTCTATTAGTAGAATTACTTAATTCTAGGATAGATACACTTAGAAGATAAAGATACCctttaatacttttaattttaataatagaaaaaaatcttGTTATAACCTATCATTATAacttagttaaaaatattaatgatagaAACAAAAGTGCTTTTTCCCTTGTTAAAGTCTTTCCACATGAAACAAAAATGTCATGTGGGCGATAAGTCTTACACAATAGAGCAAACAAAGACATAAATCTTTTCAAACGGATATCAGCGTGTTCTGTAATGGATAGAAAGAAGTGAATAGAGACTATCGGTTGaagatgaaatgaaaaaatagatGTAATAAGTAAGATAACCCTCgcatttttcttaattaattttttgtttaaataatttaaagcaGCCATGGGTCTACCTGCaaaatactaatattttatgGGTACAGGTTCAAATGGACCTGAGTCTTGAAACTTCAAACTTATAGATGTTTTTTAGACAAGTGCTCGCAGGTACACATGAACAACCCGCTTATTTTGTTAGGCCTACTATATATggaattaatcaaatttaacaagGGAGAATTGCTGCtttccaccattttttttttttctctctaatggCGTTTCCCACAAGCTTTAAAAATGACACTTTCTTACTTCCATTATGTTGTGTTagtaaaattagataatttctAGGGTAGACATAGTGCTAAACTCGAATCGAATTGATTTGAACTCGAAAGCCAACTTGACTCAAAttggttcagtttgaatttgtttactTCGAATatgaatcgagtttgagttaaaaagtttgatttgttttaaaactGAGTTGAACTCGAACTAAATAGAGTTCGATTTGGTTTAGCTCGTGCGTTAAATAGATGACTTGATTCAATCCGAACATGACTTGtgactcgatttgaattatgttaaataattattaaacaaatttgggatttaatatgtaattttactAGACAAAATTGTGTTTaggggtaaatgatattttcaagtTGGCCAAATGATATGACTTGATGATATTTTACTAGGTGCCTAGGggattaattaatatatcacaAACGGGTGATGGAGGTAACAATTGACAAATcattttagataataatttcataaaataaatatagaaatttaatttgttttttaagtaatattttcattaattcaaattGGAATTTAAGTTATTGTTTAggtaataatttcattaatttaatgtcgaaattcaattatttataattaataattgtataaaatcaatttggaaatttaattaatttttagttaatcatttcatgaattcaatttgaaaattcagttattttatttaataattttatggaatcaatttagaaatttaattaattttaggcAATAATTTGCTGAAATCAAATTggaaagttaattaattttaggtaataatttcataaaatcaatttgaatatccaattattttatttttttttggaaataatttcatgaaatcaagttaaattttcaattatttttttaggtaataatttaattaaataaatttgaaaactcaattttttggATACCCCCTCCTGCCAATAGAATATCATctaaaacctttttttaataaagtatTACTTACCCCTACGATGTCAAATATTAAAGGACCTTCTATTTCagttaacaaatgaaaattaacGCTTATCCCATAACTATTGCTTCTTTCTACATTCCAacaattttttggtttaaaaaaaaaccttgaaatcattaatatcaacaataaaatacaagaaaatacatcttcatactttgatttatttaagttttttttgcttgatttcattatttttttagtgtgaaattgatttttaaaaaataagtttgaattgaaatgGTGAAGAGTTACGGTTTTCAAAGTATTCAAAAATTAGGAAAGAGGACAGTTTTGTTATTATTCGAAACGTTTAACTATATTTGTACAACTCTCTTTGATTTtgggaatattttattactaaaattgaaagattatcttgaaaatagattactttaaagattttttggtataaattattactatgtttgataaaaataaataggtataaataattattgtgtttggttagaggttatgaaagaatattagtatattattttacttaaatatctttaaatataattattttgaaataattttatattatttgttatattaattgaaaatatgattatttttatcctaaaaaaattaataaataaattaatattataataaaatcaagattacattggtaatattttaatacctaaggtggaggtgataattagattatctcttatattatctgtcacatcattattggtaataaaatattaccgaaattttttattacttataaaccaaacaaaataatgtaagtaataaaagataaattaccaaagtaCTTTTTACTTCCCGTCAACCAAACGTACCCTCAATGTGTTAGCTTTATAACTTAAGAACTaacaaaaatgtttatattgaCAGTTTATTGAGTGTAGTTGCCTCGCTAGAAGGATAGTAGATGAGCTAGTCAACTATATGacatcatatcaaaattttataattatatataattataaatactcatattattttttatttttatatattttattttcttattaagaatttgatatagttagtcaaattattaatatgttttaaaagtctgattatataaatcttttgatcatttgtcaataaaacaaaatgttatattatatattttattaatagtatgttGGAGTAATTTGGTATagaaattaaaactataaaaatattttgaagaataaaaataataaataaattcggGTCAATTTCGATCGAATCGAGTCAACTCAATATTAAAGGATtggattaaagttaaaaaatattaatacgattttaattaagttcgaattaaagttgaaagtctttaacttaaaatctaaaGTGACATAATATGAACATGATCCAATAACATAATCTATTAAGtctaattataaataagttcTATCTTTACAATATTCACCTATTTCAATtcaatgtataataattattattattgttatcataTACACATGGTGTATGTTTAGTTAATTATTTCTATGTTAATGATGTCTatacaattaaaaatgaaataaaaaataatcctttaaaattacttataaaCAATTCATTAGAATAATTTCTCTCCATTACTTAAATTGtgctataatatattttcttttattattgataattgatatAAAAGAATTTGGGTTTACGGCTAGATGGATGTACAAAgaacttatttattatatggttGTTTACAATACAATATTGTTACCCTTGTCGATCACAAGATAGGCATTAAGTGTTAAACCTCACTAAGCAGTCTTGACGCTTATGTGGGACCTTAGtcatataattcatatttaagatcctaacataccaccataTTTGATGGTACTAACATCATTATTTGTAATAATGCGATAGTGATTCTaatactaaataatataaactttaagaGAGACACATCTGAAAAGCTAGCAGTTGAgcttgaaaaatccaaaaatatttaaactccACATTTAAAGCTCATATTTTCTCATATCAAAtcaatgtttcatattttatacttGAGATTCTAATATTATCTCTAACTTTTCACTGAAATCTATTGCATTATATTTTATCACTGGTTAGaaatttgtcttaaaaaatctatgtaaaaaatttgcattaaaatGCACTAACCCATAACTAAAATTTTGCACgcaataattttgtaaaagctCAAGAGCTAAGATAAGGAGAACATTTCTTCTAATTTGATTGCAATATTACAGGTTATTGAAAAGGGCATGGGCTCTTATATGTTTGGTTCAGTCTAGTTTCTAAAGATGTTGTTTCGTTTTGATTAATGTAGGAACTTTGTGGACATGTACAGCCCATGCTTTTACTGCAATACTTGGTTCAGGTATTTTGTCATTGCCATGGAGCGTGGCTCAACTTGGTTGGATTATGGGACCCTTCGTTCTTGTTACCTTTGCAGCTATTACTTATTACGCTGCCGTCATTTTCTCTGATTGCTATCGAAGTCCTGATCCCATCACTGGAAGAAGAAACCGCACTTACATTGATGCCGTGAGAGCTATCTTAGGtataattctttttcatttcaatcCCCATCGAGACATTGTTTCCTAGTAATTGACATTAAACTTTACACAAAATATGTCATGAATACTTGTTATATCTAACATTTGTTTGGGTTAAATTATAGACTACTAAAATTCCTTCGTCTGCCACTAGCCAACGGTTAGAACTTACATGTAGTGCCATGAGATATGGAATATACATCAATTTGTCTTCCTAGCATTTATTTTAATAGCAGAGGAATTtgagtatttttgttatatttaatcAGTCCTTTGAACGGGGAAATCTTTTTTACTCTAATTATATGACAGAAGAATGAAAAATTTCTCAACCCTTGTTACAGGTCCTACCGATTTACTGGTTTGTAGTATATTGCAATATATTATGTTGTGGGGAACAATGATTGGCTACACAATTACAGCCACCATTAGTGCAGCGTAAGTACATTCACCAAATaaatttgttgatttgttttacCTGTTATATGATAGGTAAACCCCTTTATACATTGTCCTTCTACAATGTCACAGGAGTTTGAAGAAATCAACTTGTTTCCATGCGAAGGGACAGAACGCATCATGTGGCGTATCAGGAAATCTATACATGCTAATATTTGGAGCAATTGAAATTATTCTATCTCAATGCCCTAACTTGGAGAAAATAACATTCCTATCCATCATTGCCTCTGTTACATCTTTTCTATATTCTGCTATTGCACTTTCCCTATCGATTGCAAAATTTTCCTCTCATCTCGAGTTCAAAGGAACTTTCAAGGTTGCTAATAGTGGTACAGGTTTACCTACATCGACAAAGATCTGGAAAGCCTTTCAAGGTCTCGGAAACATTGCTTTTGCCTACAGCTACTCCAATATACTACTTGAAATCCAGGttgattatgattattttcttttatacttCTTAACACTAATTATTACtcacattttaatttcttaaacttGATTAAGGATACATTGAAGTCTCCCCCACATGAAAATACGGTAATGAAGAAAGCGACACTGTATGCAGTTGGTGCAACGACCCTGTTTTACATTTCTCTTGGATGCATGGGTTATGCCGCCTATGGAAATGATGCTCCTGGAAATATTCTCGCTGGATATTATAATCTATTCTGGCTTGTTGACATTGCCAACCTCGCTGTGGTTATACATTTGATTGGAGCTTATCAGGTATATATCCCTCTTAAACTTAAACAAACTTAATTAGTAAGGGAAAAGTCTACCATACATTGACATGTATAAATTGTCATCTTTTTTCCTCAATTCTAACAATAATTAACATGATTGGTGGATTTTAAGAGATTCTTCTCCGGgtagaaaagaaaaagcttCTTGTCGTATGTCTGATGTATCATACGCATTTCTAACGCTACTGACTGCTGTCCTTGTTTTGTGAGAATCACATTATTATTACCTCACTGTCAAGCTCTTGGATTATGCCTGAGGGACTGACCAAGAACATACATAAGGGTGAATAAGAGTACTATAGGTATTGATGTCTAAAAGTGATTTTCTGTTTGTGAATTTTTCAGGTATTTTCTCAACCACTTTTTGCCGTCCATGAGACTTGGATTGGAACAAGATGGCCAACTTCATTTTTCAACACTGATCACACAGCTAAACTCCCATTCATTAAAAAGTACACAATCCGGTTCACCTTGAGCAAGCTTCTGCTGCGAACAGTATTCGTTACTTTCACGACGGCCATAGCAATGATGTTCCCATTCTTCACTGCCATTCTTGGTCTTCTAGGAGCAGTTTCTTTCTGGCCACTGACCGTGTATTTGCCGGTGAGCATGTACATTGTGCAAGCAAAGATCAAAAGAGGAAGCTCTAAATGGATATTGTTTCAAATTCTGGGGTTGTCATGCTTGATTGTAACGCTCCTTTCTGCAATTGGTTCATTTGCAGATATTTTAGAGCAAATGAAGCATGCAAAGCTGTTTCATCTTCAAATCTAGATGCTTAAGTTACTCTTACAATTTGTTATGTCTACCAGTAATTAACCATTAGTTGGGATATATTTTTAGCGGTGTGCATGGTCTATGTGACAACTCTCTCTAGAAATATCCATTTAGAGGAAGAAGTAGCCTATTGAGACTATATGAGCATGCAttcacttaatatttaaatccattcgcaacaaaatcaaacattcatccatcaatatcaatttactaaaatacccttcaCAAAGTAATTAACCCGAAGCGTACAAAGGATGTCCAAAGAAATACACATTTTCCCAAActtaattatgtaaatcaagtcTGCAgttatacatcaaaacataaatcaataacataaatGAGATAACATAAATTGTAAAAAGACATATATGCCCTCATGTTGGATCTAAGCTTGCTGACCACCGCTCGCCCTACAACTATCATGATCACTGATATCTACACACATGAAAAGTACGAAATGAGTGAAAAGTCATTCAGCAAGTAGGAGACTCTActactatttttcaaataatctcCAAAATGCCCTTGTCTCGATCCACCATTACTTTGTCATCCGAAGTGTACCTCTAAACTCTCATTAGGATGATAACAAGTCATATATCTCATAACTGTAAGTCATATTTATACCCAAGAACCTCTAGGCTACACAACATATATCTCAACATAACTTGTGTTCTACTCGATTATTAAGGAATCACTCTAGATCCCAAGCTGGCATGACCATATCATCTTTCAGTGAAAGCATtattataacattaaattataacTATATACTATGTTTACTGGATTGGATCAACATAGGGATTTAACATCTTGACCATTTGAGCACTCACTATATAGTCCACTGGCTACATTACTATAACTATTGAATTATAACTATAAATATGTTCTACTATGAGCAAGTACTTTACAGTGGGGTATGGTATCTTCCTGCCAACATGCCTTACTGTGGATGATGTAGGGAGTATATCCTTACAGTGCCCCTTTGAAAGGATCCTAGATGTGTCAAGTATGCATGCATCTTAAGTCATTTATCACCTCAGGCTGATTTTAGTTTTCACCTTGTACATAATCCTTGCCCTATCATTATCTCATCTCTCGAATACATTGGGTAATACTATGTACCCAAAAAATTTGTGTTGTGTCTTGGGCAACCTCATATACATTCAGTCTAGTTCGTCTTAACTTTCTACACTGTGAACGACATCCCTATTGGATGGATGAGCATTCATGCACTTTCTCTTTGTGAACGATTAGTTCCTCACAAATGTTTCTCTTTTGTTCATCATGAATGAGCATCCTCAATTCATGTGAACGAGCATTCAATTTTTCTCCAATTATAAATGATCATAATCCTTGCTCCTTCCTCATCATGCACCTTATTGCACATGAATGAGTGCTCACTTATCAGGTCAATAGGCATTCATCTTGGCTTGAAATTTAATCTCTCAAGACTTAGCTATTTTTTAGCTATGTAATTCTTTgaggtatttatgtcatttcACCCTATGTATGAATATTTGTGAAACATGAATGAGTGAATCTCATGCCTTAGTTAACCGTTTGTCAGTCAGTAACATCCAATAATCACTGGAATGCTAGAAAATAAATATGGGTTTAACATGAATAAGCGTTTGTCCCATATCAAACGATTGTTCATGACCAATTAATTATGTGTTCCAAGCATGTGACAATCATCCTCACTTTATATAGGGGTCAATCATGATGTTTGGAAGGCATAAATCAGACTTATATCACATATCATGTAACACTCACGAGTATATCTCATAGGAATTATGgttattttctatattcttgTATGTATATGCTTGACTTAACctgaattaaacaaattatttgaaattttaagtgAAGAGCGATCATGCACAGGGTGGTCATATATATGTGTTGGTTGCCATGTCAACCGGATTAGATAAGTGTCACTTTGGATAATTTGAAGTGATTACGATCATGTGTAAGAGGACAGGCACCCATGTGTAACATTACGCAGTAGCCATCTAAAAAAGGCATGTTAGCTACATTTTATGGGCATTATCCCTATCAATGTGCATGCATTTTcgggaaaagaaagagagcgTAACAAAGTTTTTTTGTGATTATTGTAGCAATTCCTGTGCACCTTTCCGATGATCAAGTCAATGGTTGCAAAGGAGAGAAGAAGGGATATCAGTCATCTTTAGTTTTCTTGCAAAAGAAAAGGTGATTAGGTAAGGAGGACTCTTTACTCCTTCTGtttaatgtataattttgttgtggATTGAGGAATGACCTTCTACCAAA
This is a stretch of genomic DNA from Mangifera indica cultivar Alphonso chromosome 11, CATAS_Mindica_2.1, whole genome shotgun sequence. It encodes these proteins:
- the LOC123230036 gene encoding amino acid permease 8-like, whose protein sequence is MGSEMEAAEDGHIRTGTLWTCTAHAFTAILGSGILSLPWSVAQLGWIMGPFVLVTFAAITYYAAVIFSDCYRSPDPITGRRNRTYIDAVRAILGPTDLLVCSILQYIMLWGTMIGYTITATISAASLKKSTCFHAKGQNASCGVSGNLYMLIFGAIEIILSQCPNLEKITFLSIIASVTSFLYSAIALSLSIAKFSSHLEFKGTFKVANSGTGLPTSTKIWKAFQGLGNIAFAYSYSNILLEIQDTLKSPPHENTVMKKATLYAVGATTLFYISLGCMGYAAYGNDAPGNILAGYYNLFWLVDIANLAVVIHLIGAYQVFSQPLFAVHETWIGTRWPTSFFNTDHTAKLPFIKKYTIRFTLSKLLLRTVFVTFTTAIAMMFPFFTAILGLLGAVSFWPLTVYLPVSMYIVQAKIKRGSSKWILFQILGLSCLIVTLLSAIGSFADILEQMKHAKLFHLQI